One window of the Fusobacterium animalis 7_1 genome contains the following:
- a CDS encoding ParA family protein — MGIILVKNNKGGVGKTYITLQLAAYKALIKNKKTLILTSDSQNDILKFAGIKIEDTSKAGLEDFIEGKSYKIKKLRENLFFLHLQGYKIKNSFDEAFKRAIKILKDEYDYIVIDGSPVMGLDNLFIEISDHIVIPTFLDSITTHSVLSMLKKVDLNKVKAVVPNRTGRTKLEKEYYDFLNQKLGVQGIHLSFPIPQISLISKLIDKETLLWESKAKKLDYIKGIFINIWKEIDNE, encoded by the coding sequence ATGGGAATTATTTTAGTTAAAAACAACAAAGGTGGAGTTGGAAAAACTTATATAACTCTACAATTAGCAGCATATAAAGCATTGATAAAAAATAAAAAGACATTGATTCTTACCAGCGATTCCCAAAATGATATTTTAAAATTTGCAGGTATCAAAATTGAAGATACAAGCAAAGCTGGACTTGAAGATTTCATTGAAGGTAAAAGCTATAAAATTAAAAAATTAAGAGAAAATCTTTTCTTCTTACATTTACAAGGATATAAGATAAAAAATTCTTTTGATGAGGCTTTTAAGAGAGCTATAAAAATTTTAAAAGATGAGTATGACTATATTGTTATTGATGGTTCACCAGTAATGGGGTTAGATAATTTATTTATTGAAATATCTGACCATATAGTTATTCCAACTTTTCTTGATAGCATTACAACACATTCAGTGTTGAGTATGTTAAAAAAAGTTGATTTAAACAAGGTTAAGGCTGTTGTTCCAAATAGAACTGGAAGAACAAAGCTAGAAAAGGAATATTATGATTTCTTAAACCAAAAATTAGGAGTGCAAGGAATCCATTTAAGTTTTCCTATCCCACAAATTAGCCTTATTTCTAAATTAATTGATAAAGAAACATTGCTATGGGAAAGCAAAGCTAAAAAATTAGATTATATCAAAGGTATCTTTATAAATATCTGGAAGGAGATAGACAATGAATAA